From Zingiber officinale cultivar Zhangliang chromosome 5B, Zo_v1.1, whole genome shotgun sequence, the proteins below share one genomic window:
- the LOC121986111 gene encoding uncharacterized protein LOC121986111 gives MAAAAAAAAYSTPREHVEWIRRERYYIGRDDKNPLAEDIHQAVLYLSEELYSKDVHFLMELVQNAEDNKYAEGVTPSLEFLLTSKDITMTGAKTTLLLFNNEIGFSPSNIDSICRIGKSTKKGKRHLGYIGEKGIGFKSVFLISSKPYIFSNGYQICFNEEPSPDCNLGYIVPEWVDENPSLSDLQNLYGPSERLPTTIIILPLKIEKESAVKQQLSNLHPEVLLFLSKIRQLSVRRDNDDSTCNTGCKISISGEDTCQTRTNMNAESYTLRLTAQMGDKGDEEQCCYYMWKQRFPVKRECISKKRAEVDEWVITLAFPFGRRLNCGMQKSGLYSFLPTDMETGFPFIIQADFLLVSSRESIQLNNPWNEGILSCVPSAFKNAFTILIKGANEANSFSIPFLFNFIPVEKSHIKLLDPVRQSIKEKIIGEHIIPCELTNSQKMFCKPSEIKWLDPAFWRVLIKAQKSGVDILNLHSHGSHIVNAYLNNNDYNNVLRYLGVGYVDLAWYASFIRGSNFPKVVPDDIYVELLHYIAQNWNSFFMDLPLLRFMDATGGISLLSVSQATNGHQKLCIANGDDIITWLINWNQEFISVSKLFFMPQTTQLSLMAKSGVMDWLKNSVKLQSLTLYDYGSIVIKSLTSSKLAITFTHFLYHSRKYNYASEWCINTLLSQLPIVDEYEKVIVQKAEVLVPDCMGKWLTLIGSNPWRAHNYVVLSREYLAAANFAGNGTCEGQILQFLQEHGKASDVPKVYPPNAAFITVYSPLTKENAFLLLEWIRNIRSRGTDHKLQKFFSSIKTGSWLKTSIGYKPPSESFLLSSDWGRLLQVASTLVDIPLIQKEFYGEKITEYTEELKEIGVRFYFMDASEYIGSHLITATADSTLNSANFYSLLKLVRYLGEVSLSPQYLIQSTKTARWLKTSVGFRFPSESILLDSEWTLASHVSDLPFIDTSFYGEQIADYKTELQLFGILVGFNKNYQIVVDNFKMPSSSVSADAAIFILECIRNANIPVDLLRKLSQTKWLKTQLGYQIPGESFLAVLGWECLLQVVSGIPVIDEAMYGSRLWSYQAELRKVGVAVTIDDFSKAIASRLNLLLKISLITNQNVLALLTCYRQFVKKQITFTHDLSLFSLTKEWLYTNHGFRSPKASILFGPEWEPISTITNLPFIDGNSAFYGYSNQINDFKNELKVFGVVVDFKEGAKFVVDSINLPRDPSIINPVSIISLLQCIHNLKKNSESLPLEFKQKMKSRWIKTVLGYKSPEESLLFDPKWSLQRNDGPFIDDIFYGSELASYKWELKEIGVSVNATQACLLLAHHIKCHSDISTISRVYLFLNEHKWEPDDEAAEWIWIPRGGREWVSSISCILHDKHDLFGSQLFILDKYYDTELLEFFSRVFGVHLGPCLDDYCKLWSSWEVSAHHLSVQQCSAFWVFIAKHWNRNTEKLLLGSISKLPVQSNDEVILSRKQDVFIPDDFFLKEMFDKVSGTIFVWYPQVTTPALSRANMNKIYSSIGAQSISKSVEKDESFTTTGANVREVDQKSLILSNGLLRIVLAFLSDTSLDIIATERHRFVKYLLDLEVLEINEPVTVSYKLTLSSQTILDSKAIKMFRWEKDKAKLFLQRDEGGTKRKRHNIEYATNFADVIAKGLLSEMPDQIASLAELIRLGCLLDFEEDAVDYLLKTKNLQLFPEDKEFLSSISSTKNAGKIEAGETATVGSYLLFGILMLVFLLSAPVGCYLLFGILVLVFLLSSVLL, from the exons ATGGCGgcggctgctgctgctgctgcttacTCTACCCCTCGCGAGCACGTCGAGTGGATACGGAGAGAGAGGTACTACATTGGGCGAGATGACAAGAATCCCCTGGCCGAGGACATCCATCAGGCCGTCCTCTACCTCTCCGAAGAGCTTTATTCCAAGGATGTCCACTTCCTCATGGAGCTTGTTCAG AATGCAGAGGACAACAAGTATGCAGAGGGCGTCACTCCATCCCTTGAGTTTCTGCTTACTTCAAAGGATATCACGATGACCGGAGCCAAAACAACACTGCTCCTATTCAACAATGAGATAGGTTTCTCTCCATCGAACATTGATTCCATTTGTAGGATTGGTAAATCAACAAAGAAAGGGAAACGGCACCTTGGCTACATAGGGGAGAAAG GCATAGGATTCAAAAGTGTCTTTCTGATATCCAGTAAGCCCTATATCTTCAGCAATGGGTATCAAATATGCTTTAATGAGGAACCATCACCTGATTGCAACCTAGGTTACATTGTGCCTGAGTGGGTTGACGAGAATCCGAGCCTTTCTGACTTGCAAAATTTATATGGTCCTTCGGAAAGGCTTCCTACAACTATTATAATCTTGCCTTTGAAGATTGAAAAAGAGTCAGCTGTGAAGCAACAATTATCAAATTTACATCCGGAGGTCCtactttttctttcaaaaattaggCAACTATCTGTGAGAAGAGATAACGATGATTCAACGTGTAATACTGGCTGCAAGATCTCTATTTCTGGTGAAGACACTTGCCAAACGAGAACAAACATGAATGCAGAATCATACACTCTCCGTCTTACTGCTCAAATGGGTGACAAGGGAGATGAAGAGCAATGCTGTTACTACATGTGGAAGCAAAGGTTCCCTGTAAAACGGGAATGCATTTCAAAGAAGAGGGCTGAAGTTGATGAATGGGTTATTACTCTAGCTTTTCCCTTTGGAAGGCGGTTGAATTGCGGGATGCAAAAGTCTGGTTTGTATTCCTTTCTTCCTACTGACATGGAGACTGGGTTCCCATTTATAATCCAGGCAGATTTCCTTCTAGTTTCTTCAAGGGAGTCGATACAGCTAAATAACCCATGGAATGAAGGAATTCTTAGCTGTGTACCTTCTGCATTTAAGAATGCTTTCACTATACTAATTAAAGGAGCAAATGAGGCAAACTCATTTTCCATTCCCTTCTTGTTCAATTTCATACCAGTAGAGAAATCTCATATCAAGTTGCTAGACCCTGTGCGACAATCCATTAAAGAAAAAATCATTGGTGAGCATATAATACCTTGTGAATTAACCAATTCCCAAAAGATGTTTTGTAAGCCTAGTGAAATCAAGTGGCTTGATCCTGCATTTTGGCGTGTTCTGATTAAAGCACAGAAGTCTGGGGTTGATATACTTAACCTGCATTCACATGGAAGTCATATTGTGAATGCCTACTTGAATAACAATGACTATAATAATGTACTACGATATCTGGGAGTGGGCTATGTTGATCTAGCATGGTATGCATCATTCATACGGGGTTCAAATTTTCCAAAAGTAGTGCCTGATGATATTTACGTAGAGCTTCTGCACTACATTGCTCAGAATTGGAACTCTTTTTTTATGGACTTACCTCTGTTAAGGTTTATGGATGCCACTGGCGGCATATCTTTGTTAAGTGTATCACAAGCAACAAATGGTCATCAAAAGCTATGTATTGCCAACGGCGATGATATCATCACATGGCTTATCAACTGGAATCAGGAGTTCATATCTGTCTCGAAACTATTTTTTATGCCGCAAACCACTCAACTGTCTTTAATGGCAAAATCAGGAGTAATGGATTGGCTCAAGAATTCTGTGAAACTGCAGAGTTTAACTCTTTATGACTATGGGTCAATTGTTATCAAGTCACTAACTAGTAGCAAGCTTGCCATAACCTTCACTCATTTTCTATATCATTCTCGTAAGTATAATTATGCTAGTGAATGGTGCATAAACACATTGCTCTCTCAATTGCCAATAGTAGATGAGTACGAAAAAGTGATTGTTCAAAAGGCAGAAGTTCTTGTGCCAGACTGCATGGGCAAATGGTTAACATTAATTGGTTCAAATCCTTGGAGGGCTCACAACTATGTTGTACTGAGCAGGGAGTATTTGGCCGCTGCCAATTTCGCAGGAAATGGTACATGTGAAGGACAGATTCTTCAGTTCCTGCAAGAACATGGAAAGGCCTCTGATGTTCCAAAAGTTTATCCTCCAAATGCAGCTTTCATAACTGTTTACTCTCCTTTGACAAAAGAAAATGCATTCCTGTTACTTGAATGGATTAGAAATATAAGATCTCGTGGGACTGATCATAAGCTGCAGAAATTTTTTAGCAGCATAAAAACTGGAAGCTGGTTGAAGACATCAATTGGTTACAAGCCACCTTCTGAGTCATTCTTGCTGAGCTCCGATTGGGGAAGACTACTTCAGGTAGCATCAACACTTGTCGACATACCTTTAATCCAGAAAGAGTTTTATGGTGAAAAGATAACGGAGTACACAGAAGAACTTAAAGAAATTGGCGTCAGATTTTATTTTATGGATGCATCAGAATATATTGGTAGCCATCTCATCACTGCAACAGCTGACTCCACCTTAAACAGTGCAAATTTCTATTCGTTGCTCAAGTTGGTCAGATATTTGGGAGAGGTAAGTTTGTCCCCTCAGTATCTAATACAGAGCACCAAAACTGCAAGATGGCTAAAAACATCAGTTGGATTCAGATTCCCATCAGAGTCCATATTGCTTGATTCAGAATGGACACTTGCATCACATGTCAGTGATCTTCCCTTCATAGACACTTCTTTCTATGGTGAGCAGATTGCTGATTACAAGACTGAGCTGCAGTTATTTGGGATTTTAGTTGGATTCAACAAAAATTATCAGATTGTGGTTGATAACTTTAAAATGCCTTCAAGCTCTGTTTCTGCTGATGCTGCCATTTTCATACTTGAATGCATACGAAATGCTAACATTCCTGTTGATCTCCTCAGAAAGTTATCACAGACTAAATGGTTGAAGACCCAGCTTGGCTATCAAATTCCAGGTGAATCTTTTCTGGCTGTCTTAGGATGGGAATGCCTTCTTCAGGTTGTCAGCGGCATTCCGGTAATAGATGAGGCAATGTATGGCAGTAGATTATGGTCATATCAGGCAGAGCTAAGGAAAGTTGGAGTAGCAGTAACCATAGATGACTTCTCAAAAGCTATTGCTTCTCGATTGAATCTCCTTTTAAAGATATCATTGATCACAAACCAAAATGTTCTCGCATTGTTAACATGTTATAGGCAGTTTGTTAAAAAGCAAATTACATTCACACATGATCTTTCCCTTTTCTCCCTTACGAAGGAATGGTTATATACTAATCATGGATTCAGATCTCCAAAAGCTTCAATCCTATTTGGTCCAGAGTGGGAGCCTATCTCAACTATAACAAATCTTCCATTTATCGATGGTAATTCTGCATTCTATGGTTACTCCAACCAGATCAATGATTTCAAAAATGAGCTCAAGGTCTTTGGTGTTGTAGTTGACTTCAAAGAGGGAGCTAAATTTGTCGTAGATAGTATCAACCTTCCCAGAGATCCTTCTATCATTAATCCAGTTAGCATTATATCCTTGCTACAGTGCATTCACAATCTAAAGAAAAATTCAGAATCTCTTCCTTTGGAGTTCAAGCAAAAGATGAAAAGTAGATGGATAAAAACTGTTCTTGGATACAAATCTCCAGAAGAGAGCCTTCTCTTTGATCCCAAGTGGAGTTTGCAAAGAAATGACGGTCCATTTATTGATGACATCTTCTATGGATCTGAGCTTGCATCTTATAAATGGGAGCTAAAAGAAATTGGTGTATCTGTGAATGCCACTCAAGCATGCTTGTTACTGGCACATCATATTAAGTGTCACTCTGATATTAGTACAATCTCGAGAGTGTACCTGTTCCTGAATGAACATAAATGGGAGCCTGATGATGAAGCTGCAGAGTGGATTTGGATCCCACGGGGTGGTAGAGAATGGGTGAGCTCCATCAGTTGCATACTACATGATAAACATGACCTGTTTGGTTCTCAACTCTTCATTTTGGATAAATACTATGACAcagagcttcttgaattcttttcaAGGGTCTTTGGGGTTCATCTTGGTCCATGCCTCGATGACTACTGCAAGCTCTGGTCCTCGTGGGAAGTTTCAGCTCATCACCTTTCTGTTCAGCAATGCTCTGCTTTCTGGGTCTTCATTGCGAAGCATTGGAATAGAAACACAGAGAAACTTCTTCTCGGAAGCATATCAAAATTACCAGTGCAAAGTAATGATGAAGTCATTCTTTCCAGAAAACAAGACGTATTCATTCCGGATGATTTCTTTCTGAAGGAAATGTTTGACAAGGTTTCTGGAACAATCTTTGTATGGTATCCTCAAGTAACCACTCCTGCACTTTCTAGAGCAAATATGAACAAGATCTATAGCAGCATTGGCGCCCAATCAATTTCCAAGTCTGTAGAAAAGGACGAGTCTTTCACAACCACTGGTGCTAATGTTAGGGAAGTCGATCAGAAATCTCTGATATTGAGCAATGGATTGCTGAGGATTGTGCTTGCTTTTCTTTCCGATACTTCTCTTGATATAATTGCTACTGAAAGGCATCGTTTTGTCAAATATTTGCTTGATTTAGAAGTCTTGGAAATTAATGAGCCTGTTACAGTTAGCTATAAGCTGACACTATCCTCTCAAACTATTTTAGATTCAAAAGCTATTAAAATGTTCCGTTGGGAAAAAGATAAGGCGAAGTTATTCTTACAAAGAGATGAAGGTGGAACAAAACGAAAAAGACACAACATTGAATATGCAACAAATTTTGCTGATGTGATAGCAAAGGGCTTATTGTCTGAAATGCCTGACCAGATTGCTTCACTTGCTGAGCTCATTAGGCTTGGTTGCTTGTTGGACTTTGAGGAAGATGCAGTGGACTACTTGTTGAAGACCAAAAATCTCCAGTTGTTTCCTGAAGACAAAGAGTTTCTATCATCTATTTCGTCTACAAAG AATGCGGGAAAGATTGAAGCTGGAGAAACTGCCACAGTCGGCAGCTACCTGCTATTTGGAATCCTTATGTTAGTTTTTTTGCTTTCTGCCCCAGTCGGCTGCTACCTGCTATTTGGAATCCTTGTGTTAGTTTTTTTGCTTTCCAGCGTCCTTCTGTAG